The Amphiura filiformis chromosome 12, Afil_fr2py, whole genome shotgun sequence genome includes a region encoding these proteins:
- the LOC140165460 gene encoding beta/gamma-crystallin-like → MKPTQIPQIILFEHGGYTGAYQIYSSSIENLHDIGFGDRLDSCIVKEGNWMLYEDGYYTNRMYVVEVGDYPSPSSWAGSSDGISSIRLLPCAGC, encoded by the exons ATGAAACCCACTCAAATACCACAG ATAATTTTGTTTGAGCACGGCGGTTACACTGGTGCATATCAAATCTACTCTTCATCAATAGAGAATTTACACGATATAGGATTCGGTGATCGTCTCGACTCCTGTATTGTGAAAGAAGGAAA CTGGATGCTCTATGAGGATGGTTATTACACTAACAGGATGTATGTAGTAGAAGTCGGTGACTACCCTAGTCCTTCATCTTGGGCGGGAAGCTCTGATGGAATCTCATCCATCAGATTGCTACCATGCGCCGGGTGTTAA